A single Muntiacus reevesi chromosome 9, mMunRee1.1, whole genome shotgun sequence DNA region contains:
- the UCP3 gene encoding putative mitochondrial transporter UCP3, with the protein MVGLKPSERPPTTAVKFLGAGTAACFADLLTFPLDTAKVRLQIQGENQAAQAARSAQYRGVLGTILTMVRTEGPRSLYSGLVAGLQRQMSFASIRIGLYDSVKQFYTPKGSDHSSIITRILAGCTTGAMAVTCAQPTDVVKIRFQASMHTGPGSNRKYSGTMDAYRTIAREEGVRGLWKGILPNITRNAIVNCGEMVTYDIIKEKLLDYHLLTDNFPCHFVSAFGAGFCATLVASPVDVVKTRYMNSPPGQYHSPFNCMLKMVTQEGPTAFYKGFTPSFLRLGSWNVVMFVSYEQMKRALMKVQMLRDSPF; encoded by the exons ATGGTTGGACTGAAACCTTCAGAGAGGCCCCCCACAACGGCTGTGAAGTTCCTGGGGGCGGGCACGGCGGCCTGCTTTGCTGACCTCCTCACCTTTCCACTGGACACAGCCAAGGTCCGCCTGCAG ATCCAGGGGGAGAACCAGGCGGCCCAGGCGGCCCGGAGTGCCCAGTACCGCGGGGTGCTGGGCACCATCCTGACCATGGTGCGCACCGAGGGCCCCCGCAGCCTCTACAGCGGGCTGGTCGCCGGCCTGCAGCGCCAGATGAGCTTTGCCTCCATCCGCATCGGCCTCTACGACTCTGTCAAGCAGTTCTACACCCCCAAGGGATCAGACC ACTCCAGCATCATTACCCGGATTTTGGCGGGCTGCACCACGGGGGCCATGGCCGTGACCTGTGCCCAGCCCACAGACGTGGTGAAGATCCGCTTTCAGGCCAGCATGCATACTGGGCCGGGGAGCAACAGGAAGTACAGTGGGACAATGGATGCCTACAGGACCATCGCCAGGGAGGAAGGGGTTCGGGGCCTGTGGAAAG GAATTCTGCCCAACATCACGAGGAATGCCATTGTCAACTGTGGTGAGATGGTGACCTATGACATCATCAAGGAGAAGCTACTAGACTACCACCTGCTCACCG ACAACTTCCCCTGCCACTTTGTCTCTGCCTTTGGAGCTGGCTTCTGTGCCACCCTGGTGGCCTCCCCAGTGGACGTGGTGAAGACGCGGTATATGAACTCGCCCCCAGGCCAGTACCACAGCCCCTTCAACTGTATGCTGAAGATGGTGACCCAGGAGGGCCCCACAGCCTTCTACAAGGG ATTTACACCCTCCTTTTTGCGTTTGGGATCCTGGAATGTGGTGATGTTCGTCAGCTACGAGCAGATGAAACGGGCCTTGATGAAAGTCCAGATGCTACGAGACTCTCCATTTTGA